From Alosa sapidissima isolate fAloSap1 chromosome 7, fAloSap1.pri, whole genome shotgun sequence, the proteins below share one genomic window:
- the rerea gene encoding arginine-glutamic acid dipeptide repeats protein isoform X6, whose product MNVKWYYRQSEVPDSVYQHLVQDRNNENDSGRELVITDPVVKSRELFISDYVDTYHAAALRGKCNITHFSDIFAAREFKARIDSFFYILGYNPETRRLNSTQGEIRVGPSHQAKLPDLQPFPSPGGQSVTEKEELVWMPGVNDCDLLMYLRAARSMAAFAGMCDGGSTEDGCLAASRDDTTLNALNTLHESSYDAGKALQRLVKKPVPKLIEKCWSEDEVKRFIKGLRQYGKNFFRIRKDLLPNKETGELITFYYYWKKTPEAASSRAHRRHRRQPVFRRIKTRTASTPVNTPSRPPSSEFLDLSSASEDDFDSEDSEQELKGYACRHCFSTTSKDWHHGGRENILLCTDCRIHFKKYGELPPIEKPVDPPPFMFKPVKEEEDGLSGKHSMRTRRNRGSMSTLRSGRKKQTASPDGRASPTTEDLRSSGRTSPSAASTSSTDSKTDSMKKPTKKIKEEAPSPMKSAKRQREKGTSDTEESERASAKKSKTQELSRPDSPSEFEGEGEGESSDGRSVNDEGSSDPKDIDQDNRSSSPSIPSPRDNESDSDSSAQQHLQAQHPPVIQCQPGAMPSAAPNPQSSASALSSSSSSSSSATATVTPNPPTSVAPPALPPQVSPAGPPVPMPPQPPMPPTTGPLSLIQSAGAPSLHPQRLPSPHSPLPQSLPQAPASSQTASQALAPPLPPPPPPHHGPLPPMAHLQGGPPHLPPHGHPAHGMPPQPFPHSQAQVPPSGSHPGQPQPSALSQRERERERERERDRERERERDRDRDQQPPSHMPPTSQPSSQGAPQPPREQPLPPASISMPHIKPPPTTPIPQMPSAPSSHKHAPHLAAPPPFPQMPSNLPPPPALKPLSSLSTHHPPSAHPPPLQLMPQSQQLQPPPAQPPVLTQSQSLPASTGHGPPQPPPLPPSAAAAAAAAAAAAAASHGLPSQPPFPPHPFIPGGSAVLPPSSVVPPPSSAASMPGLPPVASSISMPLPASVSASLPGPSSVAMPAIQIKEEPLDEAEEPESPPPPQRSPSPEPTIVNTPSHASQSARFYKHLDRGYNTCARTDFYFTPLASSKLAKKREEALEKAKREAEQKAREEKEKEREREKEREREREREKEAERAAKASSSSHEGRMSEPPMPGPAHMRPSFDGPPTTIAAVPPYIGPDTPALRTLSEYARPHVMSPTNRNHPFFMSLNPSDPLLAYHMPGLYNADPGLRERELREREMREREIREREMRERMKPGFEVKPPELEGLHPSANPMEHFARHGAAISLPHMAGPHPFASFHPGLNPLERERLALAGAGPQLRPDMTYPERLAAERLAAERMASVAANDPIARLQMFNVTPHHHQHSHIHSHLHLHQQDPLHQGSGAHPLVDPLAAGPHLARFPYPPGAIPNALLGQPPHEHEMLRHPVFGTPYPARDLPGGLPPHMSAAHQLQAMHAQSAELQRLAMEQQWLHGHPHMHGGPLPGQEDYYSRLKKESDKQL is encoded by the exons TCAACGACTGTGATCTGCTCATGTACCTTAGGGCAGCCAG gagCATGGCAGCGTTTGCGGGGATGTGTGACGGAGGTTCCACAGAGGATGGCTGCCTAGCTGCTTCCAGAGACGACACCACACTCAATGCGCTAAACACT CTGCACGAGAGTAGTTACGACGCTGGGAAGGCCCTGCAGCGGCTGGTCAAGAAGCCTGTGCCCAAACTCATCGAGAAGTGTTGGTCAGAGGACGAAGTG AAACGGTTCATTAAAGGACTGAGACAGTACGGCAAAAACTTCTTCAGGATTCGGAAAGACCTACTTCCCAACAAGGAAACG GGCGAACTGATCACGTTCTACTACTACTGGAAGAAGACGCCCGAGGCGGCCAGCTCACGAGCCCACCGCCGCCACCGAAGACAGCCCGTCTTCCGCCGCATCAAGACCCGGACCGCCTCCACGCCCGTCAACACTCCCTCACGCCCCCCCTCCAGCGAGTTTC TGGACCTGAGCTCAGCCAGTGAGGATGACTTTGACAGCGAGGACAGCGAACAGGAGCTGAAGGGCTACGCCTGCCGCCACTGTTTCTCCACCA CTTCTAAAGACTGGCACCACGGAGGCCGGGAGAACATCTTACTGTGCACCGACTGCCGGATCCACTTCAAGAAGTACGGCGAGCTACCACCCATCGAAAAGCCCGTGGACCCGCCTCCGTTCATGTTCAAACCCGtcaaagaggaagaggatgggCTCAGCGGCAAGCATAGCATGAGGACCCGACGCAACCGAGGCTCG ATGTCGACGCTACGAAGTGGCCGTAAGAAGCAGACAGCCAGCCCCGATGGCAGAGCCTCCCCCACCACCGAGGACCTGCGCTCCAGCGGACGCACCTCACCCAGCGCAGCGAGCACGTCCAGCACAGACAGCAAGACCGACTCCATGAAGAAACCcaccaag AAAATCAAGGAGGAAGCTCCATCGCCCATGAAGAGTGCCAAACGTCAGCGGGAGAAGGGCACCTCGGACACGGAGGAGTCGGAGAGGGCGAGCGCCAAGAAGTCGAAGACTCAG GAGCTAAGTCGACCGGACTCGCCATCGGAGTTcgagggagagggtgagggcGAGAGCTCAGACGGACGCAGTGTGAACGACGAGGGCAGCAGTGACCCCAAGGACATCGACCAGGACAACCGCAGCTCCTCGCCTAGCATCCCCAGCCCGCGCGACAACGAGAGCGACTCGGACTCGTCGGCCCAGCAGCACCTGCAGGCCCAGCACCCGCCCGTCATCCAGTGCCAGCCGGGCGCCATGCCCTCCGCCGCCCCCAACCCCCAATCATCCGCCTCCGCCTTGTCATCGTCCTCTTCTTCGTCTTCATCCGCGACAGCGACGGTCACTCCAAACCCCCCGACGTCAGTCGCGCCCCCAGCCTTACCTCCGCAGGTGTCCCCTGCCGGGCCTCCGGTGCCCATGCCCCCTCAGCCCCCCATGCCCCCCACGACGGGCCCACTCTCGCTCATCCAGTCGGCCGGCGCACCCTCACTCCACCCGCAGCGGCTGCCCTCGCCTCACTCGCCGCTGCCCCAGAGTCTGCCTCAGGCGCCCGCGTCCTCTCAGACTGCCTCTCAGGCGCTGGCGCCACCCTTGCCCCCTCCGCCGCCACCTCACCACGGCCCGCTGCCCCCCATGGCCCACCTGCAGGGCGGGCCGCCTCACCTGCCCCCGCACGGGCACCCAGCACACGGCATGCCCCCCCAGCCCTTCCCGCACTCGCAAGCTCAGGTGCCCCCCTCAGGCTCCCACCCAGGACAGCCTCAACCCTCCGCATTGTCCCAGCGAGAGAGGGAACGGGAACGGGAACGAGAGAGGGACCGAGaacgggagagggagagagaccggGATCGGGATCAGCAGCCGCCTTCCCACATGCCCCCGACGTCCCAGCCGTCGTCGCAGGGAGCCCCCCAGCCGCCCCGCGAGCAGCCGCTGCCCCCGGCGTCCATCTCTATGCCCCACATCAAGCCGCCCCCCACCACGCCCATCCCGCAGATGCCCAGCGCACCTTCCTCGCACAAGCACGCGCCGCACCTGGCCGCGCCGCCACCCTTCCCCCAGATGCCCTCAAACCTGCCGCCGCCGCCGGCGCTCAAGCCCCTCAGCTCGCTGTCCACCCACCACCCGCCCTCGGCGCACCCGCCCCCGCTGCAGCTCATGCCCCAGAGCCAGCAGCTGCAGCCGCCGCCCGCCCAGCCCCCCGTGCTCACGCAGTCCCAGAGCCTGCCCGCCTCAACTGGGCACGGGCCTCCGcaacctccccctctccctccgtcCGCAGCAgccgctgctgccgctgccgctgccgccgccgccgcctcgCACGGGCTGCCCTCCCAGCCGCCCTTCCCGCCTCACCCCTTCATCCCCGGGGGCTCGGCCGTGCTGCCCCCTTCTTCGGTGGTGCCGCCGCCCTCCTCCGCTGCCTCTATGCCCGGTCTGCCGCCTGTGGCCTCGTCCATCTCCATGCCGTTGCCTGCCTCGGTCAGCGCCAGCTTGCCGGGGCCCTCCTCTGTGGCGATGCCCGCCATTCAGATCAAGGAGGAGCCGCTGGATGAGGCCGAGGAGCCCGAGAGCCCGCCGCCTCCTCAGAGGAGCCCCTCGCCTGAACCCACCATCGTCAACACTCCCAGCCACGCCAGCCAGTCCGCAAG GTTCTACAAACATTTGGATCGGGGCTACAACACCTGCGCCAGGACCGACTTCTACTTCACTCCGCTGGCCTCGTCCAAGCTGGCGAAGAAACGCGAGGAGGCCCTGGAGAAGGCCAAGAGGGAGGCTGAGCAGAAGGCTCgcgaagagaaggagaaagagcgGGAGCGggagaaggagcgagagagggagcgcGAGCGAGAGAAGGAGGCCGAGAGAGCTGCG AAAGCCTCCAGCTCCTCTCACGAAGGCCGGATGAGCGAGCCGCCGATGCCCGGTCCCGCCCACATGCGCCCGTCCTTCGACGGCCCGCCGACCACCATCGCGGCCGTGCCGCCCTACATCGGGCCCGACACGCCGGCGCTGCGCACGCTGAGCGAGTACGCGCGGCCGCACGTCATGTCGCCCACCAACCGCAACCACCCGTTCTTCATGTCGCTCAACCCCAGCGACCCGCTGCTGGCCTACCACATGCCGGGCCTGTACAACGCCGACCCGGGGCTGCGCGAGCGCGAGCTGAGGGAGCGGGAGATGCGCGAGCGCGAGATCCGCGAGCGGGAGATGCGCGAGCGCATGAAGCCCGGCTTCGAGGTCAAGCCGCCCGAGCTGGAGGGCCTGCACCCGTCGGCCAACCCCATGGAGCACTTTGCGCGCCACGGCGCCGCCATCTCGCTGCCGCACATGGCCGGACCGCACCCCTTCGCCTCCTTCCACCCGGGCCTGAACCCGCTGGAGCGCGAGCGGTTGGCGCTGGCCGGCGCCGGCCCGCAGCTGCGGCCCGACATGACCTACCCGGAGCGGCTGGCGGCTGAGCGGCTGGCGGCCGAGCGCATGGCCTCAGTGGCCGCCAACGACCCCATTGCCCGGCTGCAGATGTTCAACGTCACGCCGCACCACCATCAGCATTCGCACATCCACTCGCACCTTCACCTGCACCAGCAGGATCCGCTCCACCAAG GTTCGGGGGCCCACCCGCTGGTCGACCCGCTCGCCGCCGGACCTCACCTGGCGCGCTTCCCCTACCCGCCCGGAGCCATCCCCAACGCCCTGCTGGGACAGCCTCCCCACGAGCACGAGATGCTGCGACATCCTGTGTTTG GCACACCATACCCTGCCCGTGACCTGCCAGGAGGTCTGCCTCCACACATGTCGGCAGCGCACCAGCTTCAGGCCATGCACGCACAGTCGGCAGAGCTCCAGAGGCTAGCCATGGAGCAGCAGTGGCTGCACGGACATCCACACATGCATGGGGGCCCGCTGCCTGGCCAGGAGGACTACTACAG CCGGTTGAAGAAAGAAAGTGATAAGCAGCTGTAA
- the rerea gene encoding arginine-glutamic acid dipeptide repeats protein isoform X10, whose product MDDLFSPRRRLNSTQGEIRVGPSHQAKLPDLQPFPSPGGQSVTEKEELVWMPGVNDCDLLMYLRAARSMAAFAGMCDGGSTEDGCLAASRDDTTLNALNTLHESSYDAGKALQRLVKKPVPKLIEKCWSEDEVKRFIKGLRQYGKNFFRIRKDLLPNKETGELITFYYYWKKTPEAASSRAHRRHRRQPVFRRIKTRTASTPVNTPSRPPSSEFLDLSSASEDDFDSEDSEQELKGYACRHCFSTTSKDWHHGGRENILLCTDCRIHFKKYGELPPIEKPVDPPPFMFKPVKEEEDGLSGKHSMRTRRNRGSMSTLRSGRKKQTASPDGRASPTTEDLRSSGRTSPSAASTSSTDSKTDSMKKPTKKIKEEAPSPMKSAKRQREKGTSDTEESERASAKKSKTQELSRPDSPSEFEGEGEGESSDGRSVNDEGSSDPKDIDQDNRSSSPSIPSPRDNESDSDSSAQQHLQAQHPPVIQCQPGAMPSAAPNPQSSASALSSSSSSSSSATATVTPNPPTSVAPPALPPQVSPAGPPVPMPPQPPMPPTTGPLSLIQSAGAPSLHPQRLPSPHSPLPQSLPQAPASSQTASQALAPPLPPPPPPHHGPLPPMAHLQGGPPHLPPHGHPAHGMPPQPFPHSQAQVPPSGSHPGQPQPSALSQRERERERERERDRERERERDRDRDQQPPSHMPPTSQPSSQGAPQPPREQPLPPASISMPHIKPPPTTPIPQMPSAPSSHKHAPHLAAPPPFPQMPSNLPPPPALKPLSSLSTHHPPSAHPPPLQLMPQSQQLQPPPAQPPVLTQSQSLPASTGHGPPQPPPLPPSAAAAAAAAAAAAAASHGLPSQPPFPPHPFIPGGSAVLPPSSVVPPPSSAASMPGLPPVASSISMPLPASVSASLPGPSSVAMPAIQIKEEPLDEAEEPESPPPPQRSPSPEPTIVNTPSHASQSARFYKHLDRGYNTCARTDFYFTPLASSKLAKKREEALEKAKREAEQKAREEKEKEREREKEREREREREKEAERAAKASSSSHEGRMSEPPMPGPAHMRPSFDGPPTTIAAVPPYIGPDTPALRTLSEYARPHVMSPTNRNHPFFMSLNPSDPLLAYHMPGLYNADPGLRERELREREMREREIREREMRERMKPGFEVKPPELEGLHPSANPMEHFARHGAAISLPHMAGPHPFASFHPGLNPLERERLALAGAGPQLRPDMTYPERLAAERLAAERMASVAANDPIARLQMFNVTPHHHQHSHIHSHLHLHQQDPLHQGSGAHPLVDPLAAGPHLARFPYPPGAIPNALLGQPPHEHEMLRHPVFGTPYPARDLPGGLPPHMSAAHQLQAMHAQSAELQRLAMEQQWLHGHPHMHGGPLPGQEDYYSRLKKESDKQL is encoded by the exons TCAACGACTGTGATCTGCTCATGTACCTTAGGGCAGCCAG gagCATGGCAGCGTTTGCGGGGATGTGTGACGGAGGTTCCACAGAGGATGGCTGCCTAGCTGCTTCCAGAGACGACACCACACTCAATGCGCTAAACACT CTGCACGAGAGTAGTTACGACGCTGGGAAGGCCCTGCAGCGGCTGGTCAAGAAGCCTGTGCCCAAACTCATCGAGAAGTGTTGGTCAGAGGACGAAGTG AAACGGTTCATTAAAGGACTGAGACAGTACGGCAAAAACTTCTTCAGGATTCGGAAAGACCTACTTCCCAACAAGGAAACG GGCGAACTGATCACGTTCTACTACTACTGGAAGAAGACGCCCGAGGCGGCCAGCTCACGAGCCCACCGCCGCCACCGAAGACAGCCCGTCTTCCGCCGCATCAAGACCCGGACCGCCTCCACGCCCGTCAACACTCCCTCACGCCCCCCCTCCAGCGAGTTTC TGGACCTGAGCTCAGCCAGTGAGGATGACTTTGACAGCGAGGACAGCGAACAGGAGCTGAAGGGCTACGCCTGCCGCCACTGTTTCTCCACCA CTTCTAAAGACTGGCACCACGGAGGCCGGGAGAACATCTTACTGTGCACCGACTGCCGGATCCACTTCAAGAAGTACGGCGAGCTACCACCCATCGAAAAGCCCGTGGACCCGCCTCCGTTCATGTTCAAACCCGtcaaagaggaagaggatgggCTCAGCGGCAAGCATAGCATGAGGACCCGACGCAACCGAGGCTCG ATGTCGACGCTACGAAGTGGCCGTAAGAAGCAGACAGCCAGCCCCGATGGCAGAGCCTCCCCCACCACCGAGGACCTGCGCTCCAGCGGACGCACCTCACCCAGCGCAGCGAGCACGTCCAGCACAGACAGCAAGACCGACTCCATGAAGAAACCcaccaag AAAATCAAGGAGGAAGCTCCATCGCCCATGAAGAGTGCCAAACGTCAGCGGGAGAAGGGCACCTCGGACACGGAGGAGTCGGAGAGGGCGAGCGCCAAGAAGTCGAAGACTCAG GAGCTAAGTCGACCGGACTCGCCATCGGAGTTcgagggagagggtgagggcGAGAGCTCAGACGGACGCAGTGTGAACGACGAGGGCAGCAGTGACCCCAAGGACATCGACCAGGACAACCGCAGCTCCTCGCCTAGCATCCCCAGCCCGCGCGACAACGAGAGCGACTCGGACTCGTCGGCCCAGCAGCACCTGCAGGCCCAGCACCCGCCCGTCATCCAGTGCCAGCCGGGCGCCATGCCCTCCGCCGCCCCCAACCCCCAATCATCCGCCTCCGCCTTGTCATCGTCCTCTTCTTCGTCTTCATCCGCGACAGCGACGGTCACTCCAAACCCCCCGACGTCAGTCGCGCCCCCAGCCTTACCTCCGCAGGTGTCCCCTGCCGGGCCTCCGGTGCCCATGCCCCCTCAGCCCCCCATGCCCCCCACGACGGGCCCACTCTCGCTCATCCAGTCGGCCGGCGCACCCTCACTCCACCCGCAGCGGCTGCCCTCGCCTCACTCGCCGCTGCCCCAGAGTCTGCCTCAGGCGCCCGCGTCCTCTCAGACTGCCTCTCAGGCGCTGGCGCCACCCTTGCCCCCTCCGCCGCCACCTCACCACGGCCCGCTGCCCCCCATGGCCCACCTGCAGGGCGGGCCGCCTCACCTGCCCCCGCACGGGCACCCAGCACACGGCATGCCCCCCCAGCCCTTCCCGCACTCGCAAGCTCAGGTGCCCCCCTCAGGCTCCCACCCAGGACAGCCTCAACCCTCCGCATTGTCCCAGCGAGAGAGGGAACGGGAACGGGAACGAGAGAGGGACCGAGaacgggagagggagagagaccggGATCGGGATCAGCAGCCGCCTTCCCACATGCCCCCGACGTCCCAGCCGTCGTCGCAGGGAGCCCCCCAGCCGCCCCGCGAGCAGCCGCTGCCCCCGGCGTCCATCTCTATGCCCCACATCAAGCCGCCCCCCACCACGCCCATCCCGCAGATGCCCAGCGCACCTTCCTCGCACAAGCACGCGCCGCACCTGGCCGCGCCGCCACCCTTCCCCCAGATGCCCTCAAACCTGCCGCCGCCGCCGGCGCTCAAGCCCCTCAGCTCGCTGTCCACCCACCACCCGCCCTCGGCGCACCCGCCCCCGCTGCAGCTCATGCCCCAGAGCCAGCAGCTGCAGCCGCCGCCCGCCCAGCCCCCCGTGCTCACGCAGTCCCAGAGCCTGCCCGCCTCAACTGGGCACGGGCCTCCGcaacctccccctctccctccgtcCGCAGCAgccgctgctgccgctgccgctgccgccgccgccgcctcgCACGGGCTGCCCTCCCAGCCGCCCTTCCCGCCTCACCCCTTCATCCCCGGGGGCTCGGCCGTGCTGCCCCCTTCTTCGGTGGTGCCGCCGCCCTCCTCCGCTGCCTCTATGCCCGGTCTGCCGCCTGTGGCCTCGTCCATCTCCATGCCGTTGCCTGCCTCGGTCAGCGCCAGCTTGCCGGGGCCCTCCTCTGTGGCGATGCCCGCCATTCAGATCAAGGAGGAGCCGCTGGATGAGGCCGAGGAGCCCGAGAGCCCGCCGCCTCCTCAGAGGAGCCCCTCGCCTGAACCCACCATCGTCAACACTCCCAGCCACGCCAGCCAGTCCGCAAG GTTCTACAAACATTTGGATCGGGGCTACAACACCTGCGCCAGGACCGACTTCTACTTCACTCCGCTGGCCTCGTCCAAGCTGGCGAAGAAACGCGAGGAGGCCCTGGAGAAGGCCAAGAGGGAGGCTGAGCAGAAGGCTCgcgaagagaaggagaaagagcgGGAGCGggagaaggagcgagagagggagcgcGAGCGAGAGAAGGAGGCCGAGAGAGCTGCG AAAGCCTCCAGCTCCTCTCACGAAGGCCGGATGAGCGAGCCGCCGATGCCCGGTCCCGCCCACATGCGCCCGTCCTTCGACGGCCCGCCGACCACCATCGCGGCCGTGCCGCCCTACATCGGGCCCGACACGCCGGCGCTGCGCACGCTGAGCGAGTACGCGCGGCCGCACGTCATGTCGCCCACCAACCGCAACCACCCGTTCTTCATGTCGCTCAACCCCAGCGACCCGCTGCTGGCCTACCACATGCCGGGCCTGTACAACGCCGACCCGGGGCTGCGCGAGCGCGAGCTGAGGGAGCGGGAGATGCGCGAGCGCGAGATCCGCGAGCGGGAGATGCGCGAGCGCATGAAGCCCGGCTTCGAGGTCAAGCCGCCCGAGCTGGAGGGCCTGCACCCGTCGGCCAACCCCATGGAGCACTTTGCGCGCCACGGCGCCGCCATCTCGCTGCCGCACATGGCCGGACCGCACCCCTTCGCCTCCTTCCACCCGGGCCTGAACCCGCTGGAGCGCGAGCGGTTGGCGCTGGCCGGCGCCGGCCCGCAGCTGCGGCCCGACATGACCTACCCGGAGCGGCTGGCGGCTGAGCGGCTGGCGGCCGAGCGCATGGCCTCAGTGGCCGCCAACGACCCCATTGCCCGGCTGCAGATGTTCAACGTCACGCCGCACCACCATCAGCATTCGCACATCCACTCGCACCTTCACCTGCACCAGCAGGATCCGCTCCACCAAG GTTCGGGGGCCCACCCGCTGGTCGACCCGCTCGCCGCCGGACCTCACCTGGCGCGCTTCCCCTACCCGCCCGGAGCCATCCCCAACGCCCTGCTGGGACAGCCTCCCCACGAGCACGAGATGCTGCGACATCCTGTGTTTG GCACACCATACCCTGCCCGTGACCTGCCAGGAGGTCTGCCTCCACACATGTCGGCAGCGCACCAGCTTCAGGCCATGCACGCACAGTCGGCAGAGCTCCAGAGGCTAGCCATGGAGCAGCAGTGGCTGCACGGACATCCACACATGCATGGGGGCCCGCTGCCTGGCCAGGAGGACTACTACAG CCGGTTGAAGAAAGAAAGTGATAAGCAGCTGTAA